GGGATGAGCTTACCGCGCTGCCCTCGCGTCTTTCCGCGGAAATGCCGGAGCGTAGCGAGCGGCAGGCGTTTCTCGATCAGGTCGCGCGTGACGGTTTTGTTACCGGATATCGGGGCGTGCGTGTTGCTAAATCAGGCGAGCGGTTCTGGATTGAACACGCTACTGTCTGGCAGTTGGTGGATGAGGTTGGGGTTTATCGGGGGCAGGCGGCTATGATTCCGCAGGTGGAGGGGATCGGGGAGAGGGGTTGAAGAGCGAAGACAATCTTCTCGATGCGGCCGAGCGCGCGAAGCAGCAGGTTCGGTTTCGGTGGAAGGCAATTCAGGTCGATCACATCGGTAACGCTCACGTTTCGCGGCGCGATAATGTACAAGGATCGGTTGAAGACGTGTTTCGCATTGCCGTTCGCGGTCGGTGCCTTTGGCTTTGCTACGCGAGAGCTGTGGTCGGCCAGTTGTTCCGCAAAGTGCCGAAGATCGGACTTGAGTCTTGCACCGTCGGTGGGCACAGCGTCATTCACGATTGACTCCGAAGCACAACGGCCGCCCGTTCCAACGCCGCCTGGATATTCTCTTCAAAGTGGTCCGGGAGGGTGAGGACAAGGTTTAGCTCGTAGGTTCCGCCTTTAGGATCCTGCTCAAGTACGTTTGTGAGAAATTCCGGGAGCTTCCGCGCTTGGTCGAAGATACCGCT
The sequence above is drawn from the Paraburkholderia phenazinium genome and encodes:
- a CDS encoding MEKHLA domain-containing protein, which encodes MSLSTDTEFFCLLSDSYRRLVGKSLVPDGMSVSESAVWLYEAAPFGVLAHSTAADPVFVYGNVRAQAIFGYSWDELTALPSRLSAEMPERSERQAFLDQVARDGFVTGYRGVRVAKSGERFWIEHATVWQLVDEVGVYRGQAAMIPQVEGIGERG